The Acidobacteriota bacterium genome has a segment encoding these proteins:
- a CDS encoding DegT/DnrJ/EryC1/StrS family aminotransferase, translated as MRVPLLDLQAQYGPIRDDVLAAMTRVCDSQQFILGREVERLETELASMLGVRFAVGVSSGTDALLVAMMALGIGPGDEVITPTYSFFATAGSVARLGATPVLVDIDPATCNIDPAAVQAAVTPRTRAVVPVHLFGQSADMRPILELARARGIVVVEDAAQAIGATYEGALVGGLGEVGCFSFFPSKNLGAFGDAGLVTTNDEALAERVRLLRGHGMHPKYYHRFLGGNFRLDALQAAILRVKAPHLAAWTDARRRNADRYRALFAARGLTGVGLPIERPGRRHIYNQFVIRVPERDRLRAVLAEEGVGTEIYYPVPFHLQECFAPLGYREGEFPHAEAAARETLALPIYGELTEAQQAHVVEAIARFMEAR; from the coding sequence ATGAGAGTGCCGCTGCTCGACCTCCAGGCCCAGTACGGGCCAATCCGCGACGACGTGCTCGCGGCGATGACGCGCGTCTGCGACAGCCAGCAGTTCATCCTCGGCCGCGAGGTCGAGCGGCTCGAAACGGAACTCGCCTCGATGCTGGGCGTCCGGTTCGCGGTCGGCGTCTCCTCGGGCACCGACGCCCTGCTCGTCGCGATGATGGCGCTCGGCATCGGGCCGGGCGACGAGGTGATCACCCCCACCTATTCGTTCTTCGCGACCGCGGGCTCGGTCGCCCGCCTCGGTGCCACCCCGGTGCTGGTCGACATCGACCCGGCGACCTGCAACATCGACCCGGCGGCCGTGCAGGCCGCCGTGACGCCCCGCACCCGCGCCGTCGTTCCGGTGCACCTGTTCGGCCAGAGCGCCGACATGCGACCGATCCTCGAGCTGGCGCGGGCGCGCGGCATCGTCGTCGTCGAGGACGCCGCGCAGGCCATCGGGGCGACCTACGAGGGTGCCCTCGTCGGCGGCCTCGGCGAGGTCGGCTGCTTCTCGTTCTTCCCGAGCAAGAACCTCGGCGCGTTCGGCGACGCGGGCCTCGTCACGACCAACGACGAGGCGCTGGCCGAGCGCGTGCGCCTGCTGCGCGGCCACGGCATGCACCCGAAGTACTATCACCGCTTCCTCGGGGGCAACTTCCGCCTCGACGCGCTGCAGGCGGCGATCCTGCGCGTGAAGGCGCCGCACCTGGCCGCGTGGACCGACGCGCGCCGGCGGAACGCCGACCGGTACCGGGCCCTGTTCGCCGCGCGCGGCCTGACCGGCGTCGGCCTTCCGATCGAGCGGCCGGGCCGGCGTCACATCTACAACCAGTTCGTGATCCGGGTGCCCGAACGAGACCGCCTTCGCGCGGTCCTCGCCGAAGAGGGCGTCGGCACCGAGATCTACTACCCGGTGCCGTTCCATCTGCAGGAGTGCTTCGCGCCGCTGGGCTACCGGGAAGGCGAGTTCCCGCACGCGGAGGCCGCCGCGCGCGAGACGCTGGCCCTGCCGATCTACGGCGAGCTGACCGAGGCGCAGCAGGCGCACGTCGTCGAGGCGATCGCCCGGTTCATGGAGGCGCGATGA